A window of Dehalogenimonas sp. WBC-2 genomic DNA:
CAGAAATAACAACGCCTTCCGTGTCTCTTCATTAAAACTCAGGGGGAATCAGTGGACACATCCAAGCTGGCATATATTTTTCCCGGTCAGGGCGCTCAAACGCCAGGCATGGGACAAGATGTGTTTGATGAATTCGACGCCGCCCGTGCCGTTTTTAAAGCAGCTGATGAACGTCTGGGTTTTGCCATATCCCAATTATGTTTTGATGGTCCCGAAGAGAAACTAAAAGAGACGGCCATCGCTCAACCGGCAATAGTAACCGTGAGTCTGGCTTATCTGGCTGCTGTTCGTGATATGGAAGTATTGCCACAACCGGACTTCGTAGCCGGGCATTCACTTGGTGAATATACAGCTTTGGCTGCTGCTGGCGCGCTTGAATTCGCTGATGCCATTCAACTTGCGGCTCTCCGCGGCAGGTTGATGCAGCTAGCCGCACAGCAAACACCAGGATCTATGGCTGCCGTGTTGGGTATGGATGAAACCAGTCTGGCTGAGGTTGCCGCTGAATCAGGCGTTTTTATCGCCAACTACAACAGTCCGGGGCAACTGGTGATTTCCGGCGCTAAAGACAGTATGACAATAGCTACCGAGACACTTATTTCCAAGGGTGCCAAGGTAATCCCGCTGGCTGTTTCCGGCGCCTTTCACACCCCGCTTATGGCTCCGGCCGTCGAAGGATTAACCAAGGTTGTTGAGCGGCTCAATTTCAAAGACGCCAGCATCCCTATTATTGCCAATACCAGCGGTCAGCCGATCACTGCCGCAGAAGATATCCGCGCAGAATTATTAAAACAACTGACCACCAGTGTTTACTGGCAGAAATCAGTTGAATACATGGTCGGCTCAGGCACAGGCACCTTTGTAGAGATAGGCCCCGGGAAAGTCCTTACCGGTCTCATCCGCCGTATTAACCGTGACGTAAGGACGTTGAATGTTTCCGATGCCCAAACAATAAAAAATATGCAGGCCAATACTTGGAATTAACCACAAGACTGGAAGGTAAAACTGCAGTCATCACCGGCGCCGGTCGCGGCATCGGTCGGGCAATTGCGCTTCGGTTGTCAATTGAAGGCGCGTCGGTGGTGCTTAACAGCCTGTCTGGTAGTTGTGAAAAAGTGGCCGCTGAGATTGTCGCCGCAGGAGGGAAGGCTATTGCCGTCCAGGGTGATGTTTCCAAGGCCGAAGACGTGGCCAGGATTGTTGAAGCGGCAATGAACGCCTGGGGACGGCTGGATATACTGATCAATAATGCCGGGGTCACTCGCGACAATCTGTTGCTCCGCATGAGTGAAGATGATTGGGACACCGTTCTGGATACTAACTTAAAAAGTATCTACCTTTGTTGCCGGGCAGCTATAAAGCCCATGCTTAAGGTCCGCTGCGGCGGCCGGATTATAAATCTCTCCAGCATTATCGGCCTTACCGGCAACGCAGGACAGGCCAACTATGCCGCTTCAAAAGCCGGCATTATCGGCCTGACCAAATCGCTGGCCAAAGAGCTTGCTTCACGGCAGGTAACAGTCAACGCCATCGCCCCTGGTTTCATCATCACTGATATGACCGATAAATTATCCCAAGAATCTCACCAGGCCTTGATCAAACGGATACCACTGGAATCTCTTGGGATGCCTGAAGACGTGGCCGCCGCTGTCGCTTTTCTGGTTTCCGAAGAGGCCCGTTACATCACCGGCCAAACACTTACCATTGACGGCGGCATGACTCTCTAGGATGATTCACTGATTATATGGCTAATCGTCGGAATGCCCGCATCCTTGCCTTGAAAGTCCTTTATGAAGTGGACCTAAGCCACCATCAGATGGAGAAAGTGTTAGAGCAGCAACTTGTTTCGGGTGAACTTGAACCGGAGAGTGAATCTTTCGCCCGGGCGTTGGTAGCCGGAACCGTCAGGCAACAAACAGAAGCTGATGAATTGATCCACAGACTGGCCCCCAATTATCCCGTTTCTCAAATGGCTGCTATTGACCGAAACGTGCTACGGCTTGCAATATACGAGGTTTTGCACGATAATAACGTCCCGGTGAGAGTCGCTATTAACGAAGCGGTGGAACTGGCCAAGATTTTTGGCTCTGATAGTTCCGCCAAATTTATAAACGGAGTGCTGAGTTCGGTGGCAACACTGGTTCAGCGCAGTTAACAACAAACGGAGGATGATGAATGGCAACTATTTTTGAACGCGTAAAAAAGATCGGCGTGGAACAATTGGGAGTCGAAGAGAAAGACGTAGCCCTGGAATCCAGTTTCGCCAATGATCTGGGCGCCGATTCTCTTGACCTGGTAGAACTGATCATGGCTCTTGAAGAAGAATTCAGCATGCCGGATTCCAAGCTGGAAATTCCCGATGAGGATGCTGAAAAACTGCTGACTGTCAAGGACGTAGTTGAATATCTCAAGGGCAAAGGCATCAAGGACTAGAAACCCTTTTTTTCTGCCTTTTCGTTGGTCGTGCATTCATTCAATATGTCAGCATAAATCTATTGGGCGATTTCTGACATATGGAACATAACAGCGACGGTGTTCATCGCTTGGAAAATAGATGAATTGGCGGTGTCCTATTCTTCGGACACTGGCGTGTTGCGTCCACGGAAACCGATACCGCCTAACCGGCCGCGTCCGTTAAAGGTATACAGGAATCGCCCGGACTTGCCTTGGGGTGCACCGCTGGAGTAGACGAAAACCTCACCCCGGCTGCCGTCCTCAAACTCCATCACAAAATCGCCCAGTGTTCTAAGTTCCTTGTTGGCCGAAAAGTCACCCCACCACCGCATCCGGGTAAAGCGGGTGGCCTCAGTGGACATCATCTGATAACGAATGTCGGCAACAGACTTTTCGGTATCTTTACTATATAGTCTGGCAGTGCCACCGTTGTATCTAATACTCATTTAGCTTCCAGTCGGCTCACTCCACGAAAGTAATAGTAATAACGCGGTGGGATACCATGGACCGCCTTGTTCACCCTTTTCTTGATAGAGCAAGCGCCACGGCGGCCGTCGCTGAATTCAATGAAGTATCCCCCGCCATCCTGAACCCGGGTAAATTCCATAAAAATCAACTCACCCCACCAGCCGCTCTCATCGTCACTTTGAAGACGATATTCTATCTCACCAAGACACTCTTCGCCGCCGTGATTGAATAATTTACCCAAATTCATGATGACAATCCCTTCTAACAGCTTGCCAGATTATTATGATGTACCACCTCGTCACCGTAGCTGTGACCCAGCTTCTCAACGATACGTTCTGAATGCGCTCCCTTGATAATATCCACTTCTGCGGCATCGTAATTAGCGATACCATATCCTAATTGAACCCCTTCGTGATTGATTAAACGGACAATGTCTCCCCTTTTAAATGCCCCGTCCACACCTGTTACCCCGGCTGGAAGCAGGCTGCTGCAACGCCTGACGGCTTTGGCGGCACCGTCATCAATAATAATTCGTCCCTGCGCCGAAAGTCCCGACAGCAACCAGCGCTGCCGGGCATCCGGTTCCGATTGGGGCGGAAAATGCGTGCCCAGCTTCTCTCCACAAACAATGCGCTCAATGATTGCCGTCTCCATACCTGAAGCAATGACAACACGCACACCGGACGCTGTGGCTAGTTTGGCCGCTTCTAGCTTGGTCACCATGCCGCCGGTAGCGGCAGTGCTCAAAGTACCGCCGGCCAGCCTTTCAATTTCAGGGGTAATCTTTTCCACTAATGGTATCAACTGGGCATCTTTAACAATTCGTGGATTCGCGGAAAAAAGACCTTCCAGGTCGGTCAGAATCAGCAGCAGGTCAGCGTCGACAAGGTTCGCCACCATGGCTGATAAGTTATCGTTATCACCGAACTTGGCATCCCGTATCTCATCCACAGCCACAACATCGTTTTCGTTGACAATAGTGATGACACCCAGTTCCATAAGCGCCAACATCGTATTACGGGCATTCAGATAGCCTGAACGATCATTCAGGTCAGCCCGGGTCAGCAAGGCTTGGGCCACCGTCAGGTCATGAACACTAAACAGGTCATCATAAATATTCATCAGCCTGCTTTGTCCAACAGACGCCAGTACTTGTTTGTAAGGAATATCTTTTGCCTTCTTGTATACCCCACCCAGTTTCTCTTTGCCGGCTGCGATAGCGCCCGATGTCACCAGCAAGACCTCAACCCCGCGCCCGGCTACCACGGCAATCTGGGCAACCAGACTGGCCATGATTGTCGGGTCAAGCCGACCTGTGCCTCCGGTCAGGAGGTTGGTGCCCAGCTTAACCACAATTCGCCGGTAAATAATTTCGTTCGTCATAACGTTTGTTGATTTGTCCGACATTATAACAGCGGCTTCATATCGGGACAAGGTAATAAAAGAAATCCAAACCCGCCCTGCATCCAACACCTTGCCTCTCTCGCCCGCCTTAAACTATACTTGACCAATAAACACATCGCAGGTGATAAATGGACGCTGAAAGAGCACTGGAACTCAAATGCCGCCTCGCCAAAGAGGGCTGCCGCAAGCTGTCATATACCACCACAACAATTAAGAATGCAGCTCTAAAAAATATCGCTGATGACTTACTGCTGCATATGCCGGGTATTCTTGAAGCCAATGCCGCAGACCAGATGGCAGCCCGGACTGCAGGTATGAACGCGGCCATGCTCGACCGCCTTCTTCTCACCAAACCCCGTCTGGAGGCTATCGCCGCCGACGTACACAATGTCGCCGCCTTGCCAGACCCGATAGGTGAGATATTCGATATGAGAACACTCCCGAACGGGCTCACCATCGGTAAAAAACGAGTACCGCTGGGGGTCATTGCCGCTATCTATGAGTCACGGCCTAATGTTACTGTAGACATCACGGCTTTATGTCTCAAGGTAGGAAACGCGGTCATTTTACGCGGCGGCAAGGAGACTATCCATTCAAACAAAGCGCTGGTTGAGGTTATCCACGGAGCAGTCAAACGCGCCGGTATCGACCCCGATGTCGTCCAGTTCATCGACAATACCGACCGTGCATTGGTACCGCATTTGCTGAGGATGAACGATTACATCGACCTTGTTATTCCTCGCGGCGGCGTTGGTCTGATTAAATCAGTTAAAGATAATTCCACCATTCCGGTGGTGGCCGGCGGGGCTGGGGTATGCCATACATTTATAGACTCATGCGCTAAAATGGCAGACGCTATAGCCATAGTTTATAATGCCAAGGTGCAGAAACCCTCTGCCTGCAACGCCCTGGATACCGTTCTGGTACACAAAGATATCGCCGCCGCATATCTTCCCCTGATGGCCGCTGAGTTGGACAAAGCAGGCGTGGAAATGCGTTGCGATACGATCTCAATGGCCATTCTTTCTAAGAACCCTGACTTAAAACTTGTTGAGGCGAAAGAGGAAGACTGGGGACAGGAATACCTGGCACTTACTGCTGCCGTTAAGGTGGTGGATTCGGTGGATGAAGCTATTGAACATATTGCCACCTACGGCGATGGTCACTCCGAGGCTATCATAACAGAAGATTATACCAATGCGCAGCGCTTTCTTAATGAGGTTGACGCCGCTGCAGTCTACGTCAATGCCTCGACTCGCTTCACAGACGGCGCCCAGTTCGGGCTGGGAGCGGAGGTTGGCATCTCCACTCAAAAGATGCACGCCCGCGGCCCTCTGGGGCTTAAGGAGATTACCAGCTATAAATGGCTGGTATATGGCTCAGGTCAGGTCAGACCCTGATACAATTACCACAATGGCCTTTCCCGGCACAGCCTTTATCAATAAGATTTCCCGGCGCTGATTTCGTCTTCGTGTTATACTTGGCCCATCCGCTTACGATAGAAAGGTTGAACCATGCCCCGAATCGACGGCCGCGCTCCCGATGAACTTCGCCCAATCAAACTCACTCCCGGATTCCAAACATTCGCAGATGGTTCTGTACTGATTGAACAGGGCCAAACAAGAGTTATCTGTTCTGTTTCAATGGAAGATAGAGTGCCGCCATTTTTGAGAAATTCAGGGACAGGCTGGGTAACCGCGGAGTACGCCATGCTGCCGCGATCTACCTCCACGCGCACTCCCCGTGATTCAACTCAGGGCAAAATTTCCGGGCGCAGTCAGGAGATACAAAGACTGATCGGCCGCTCCCTCAGAGGCATAACTGATCTGTCAGCGCTGGGGGAACGTAGCTT
This region includes:
- a CDS encoding Malonyl CoA-acyl carrier protein transacylase, which gives rise to MDTSKLAYIFPGQGAQTPGMGQDVFDEFDAARAVFKAADERLGFAISQLCFDGPEEKLKETAIAQPAIVTVSLAYLAAVRDMEVLPQPDFVAGHSLGEYTALAAAGALEFADAIQLAALRGRLMQLAAQQTPGSMAAVLGMDETSLAEVAAESGVFIANYNSPGQLVISGAKDSMTIATETLISKGAKVIPLAVSGAFHTPLMAPAVEGLTKVVERLNFKDASIPIIANTSGQPITAAEDIRAELLKQLTTSVYWQKSVEYMVGSGTGTFVEIGPGKVLTGLIRRINRDVRTLNVSDAQTIKNMQANTWN
- a CDS encoding 3-oxoacyl-[acyl-carrier protein] reductase — its product is MELTTRLEGKTAVITGAGRGIGRAIALRLSIEGASVVLNSLSGSCEKVAAEIVAAGGKAIAVQGDVSKAEDVARIVEAAMNAWGRLDILINNAGVTRDNLLLRMSEDDWDTVLDTNLKSIYLCCRAAIKPMLKVRCGGRIINLSSIIGLTGNAGQANYAASKAGIIGLTKSLAKELASRQVTVNAIAPGFIITDMTDKLSQESHQALIKRIPLESLGMPEDVAAAVAFLVSEEARYITGQTLTIDGGMTL
- the nusB gene encoding transcription termination protein NusB, producing MANRRNARILALKVLYEVDLSHHQMEKVLEQQLVSGELEPESESFARALVAGTVRQQTEADELIHRLAPNYPVSQMAAIDRNVLRLAIYEVLHDNNVPVRVAINEAVELAKIFGSDSSAKFINGVLSSVATLVQRS
- a CDS encoding acyl carrier protein; amino-acid sequence: MATIFERVKKIGVEQLGVEEKDVALESSFANDLGADSLDLVELIMALEEEFSMPDSKLEIPDEDAEKLLTVKDVVEYLKGKGIKD
- a CDS encoding glutamate 5-kinase (glutamate 5-kinase/ RNA-binding C-terminal domain PUA) — its product is MVKLGTNLLTGGTGRLDPTIMASLVAQIAVVAGRGVEVLLVTSGAIAAGKEKLGGVYKKAKDIPYKQVLASVGQSRLMNIYDDLFSVHDLTVAQALLTRADLNDRSGYLNARNTMLALMELGVITIVNENDVVAVDEIRDAKFGDNDNLSAMVANLVDADLLLILTDLEGLFSANPRIVKDAQLIPLVEKITPEIERLAGGTLSTAATGGMVTKLEAAKLATASGVRVVIASGMETAIIERIVCGEKLGTHFPPQSEPDARQRWLLSGLSAQGRIIIDDGAAKAVRRCSSLLPAGVTGVDGAFKRGDIVRLINHEGVQLGYGIANYDAAEVDIIKGAHSERIVEKLGHSYGDEVVHHNNLASC